The following are encoded together in the Scytonema millei VB511283 genome:
- a CDS encoding GNAT family N-acetyltransferase — MTNNTKIEVTRTYLKMTTADELNPAKMESDRLQIHQVVECPASFYRYLYTEVGRKYHWGDRLTWTDEEIRTHLNRANVSVWVLYSIGAPAGFFELKQHEDKSVEIAYFGILDEFLGRGFGKHLLTVAIERAWDLTENYIWLHTCTLDHPAAIPNYLNRGFRPFKQETYYI, encoded by the coding sequence ATGACCAATAACACAAAAATTGAAGTCACCCGCACCTATTTAAAAATGACAACGGCAGATGAGCTAAACCCTGCCAAAATGGAAAGCGATCGCCTGCAAATTCATCAGGTCGTTGAATGTCCGGCTTCTTTTTATCGCTATCTCTACACGGAAGTTGGACGTAAATACCATTGGGGCGATCGCCTCACATGGACAGATGAAGAAATTCGGACTCACCTCAATCGAGCCAATGTTTCTGTGTGGGTTCTCTACTCAATTGGTGCGCCAGCCGGATTTTTTGAATTAAAACAACACGAAGATAAATCGGTAGAAATTGCTTATTTTGGTATTCTCGACGAATTTTTAGGGCGGGGATTCGGCAAACACCTACTCACGGTAGCGATCGAACGAGCTTGGGATTTAACCGAAAATTATATTTGGTTGCATACCTGCACTTTAGACCATCCAGCCGCCATACCCAACTACCTCAATCGCGGCTTTAGACCTTTTAAGCAAGAAACTTATTATATTTAG
- a CDS encoding O-methyltransferase has protein sequence MTIAPQKENTARPVTPLGILVQQLQQILELVAQEQNISLEVAAKIQQVWQLAAGIDPYIEAVSTEESAALAALAKKTCAEPWEKRFSDQETVRQLEQEMLSGHLEGQTLKMFVHMTKAKNVLEVGMFTGYSALAMAEALPEEGRLVACEVDRYVADFAIDCFHASPHGSKIFVEVAPALETLQKLAAAKESFDLVFIDADKKEYVDYFHLLLDADLVPSGGFICVDNTLLQGQPYLPPDQRTPNGEAIAQFNRIVAADPRVEQVLLPLRDGLTVIRRI, from the coding sequence ATGACGATCGCACCTCAGAAAGAAAACACGGCAAGACCAGTTACGCCCTTGGGGATTCTGGTGCAGCAATTGCAACAAATCCTAGAGTTAGTGGCGCAAGAACAAAACATTTCTTTAGAGGTAGCTGCCAAAATTCAGCAAGTATGGCAACTCGCCGCAGGCATCGACCCGTATATCGAAGCCGTTTCCACCGAAGAGTCTGCTGCCCTCGCCGCACTAGCAAAAAAGACCTGTGCTGAACCTTGGGAAAAACGATTTTCTGACCAGGAAACAGTCCGCCAGTTAGAACAAGAGATGCTGTCTGGACATTTGGAAGGACAAACATTAAAAATGTTCGTCCACATGACCAAAGCCAAAAATGTTTTGGAAGTTGGGATGTTCACGGGTTACTCTGCCTTAGCAATGGCAGAGGCTTTACCAGAAGAGGGACGCTTAGTGGCTTGCGAAGTGGATCGATACGTGGCAGATTTTGCAATTGACTGCTTTCATGCATCTCCCCACGGAAGTAAAATTTTTGTGGAAGTTGCCCCAGCTTTGGAAACATTGCAGAAATTGGCAGCAGCCAAAGAGTCTTTTGACTTGGTATTTATCGATGCCGATAAGAAGGAGTACGTAGATTATTTCCACCTCTTGCTAGATGCAGATTTAGTACCTTCTGGAGGATTTATCTGCGTTGATAATACCTTGTTGCAAGGACAACCATACCTACCACCCGACCAGCGCACCCCGAACGGAGAAGCGATCGCCCAATTTAACCGCATCGTAGCTGCTGACCCCCGCGTGGAACAGGTTTTGCTACCGCTACGCGATGGTTTGACCGTTATCCGGCGTATATAA
- a CDS encoding winged helix-turn-helix domain-containing protein, with translation MNQKSVEKIQTATKFILWFRHCLPQPFQQVVRPYLAQPYQLALEILDCCSGEEPMTVETIAQKVAINKNTARQVLSALREGGLTFTISANRGWKCLQVNQQSLQAIEQTLERELIS, from the coding sequence GTGAATCAAAAAAGTGTAGAAAAAATTCAAACAGCAACAAAATTTATTCTGTGGTTTCGCCACTGTTTACCTCAACCATTTCAACAGGTTGTGCGACCATATTTAGCTCAACCTTATCAATTAGCTTTAGAAATACTTGACTGTTGTAGCGGTGAAGAACCGATGACGGTAGAAACTATCGCTCAGAAAGTTGCCATTAACAAAAATACAGCGCGGCAAGTCCTCAGTGCTTTGAGAGAGGGAGGTTTAACATTTACTATCAGTGCAAATAGAGGGTGGAAGTGTTTACAGGTCAATCAGCAATCTTTACAAGCGATCGAGCAAACTTTGGAACGAGAATTAATTTCTTAA
- the glmS gene encoding glutamine--fructose-6-phosphate transaminase (isomerizing) codes for MCGIVGYIGTQAATGILLAGLEKLEYRGYDSAGIATVWEGEVHRVRAKGKLRNLQSKLNGQEIPGLVGIGHTRWATHGKPEEHNAHPHLDASKRVAVVQNGIIENYRELREELKQLNYEFVTETDTEVIPNLVAECLNQMRQSGETEKFYSPLTEAVRRVVNRLEGAFAIVLLCADYPDEIVVARQQAPLVLGFGQGEFFCASDIPAILPYTHAIVPLENGEMATLTPLGIEIYNFAGDRLKKHPHLLSGTAVTMEKQGFRHFMLKEIYEQSSVVRMALETYISNDWTAASTTSPINLSLPAEFYTDLEQVQIVACGTSWHASLVGKYLLEQLAQIPTQVHYASEFRYAPPPLMPNTLIVGVTQSGETADTLSAIAMDKQRRAEKTPQFRPRLLGITNRMQSSLARLVDYTIDIQAGIEIGVAATKTFIAQLVAFYCLTLDLAYRRQTLSATQLEQIIGQLRQLPAQIESILEQQEQQIEELAHEFTETQDFIFIGRGINYPIALEGALKLKEISYIHAEGYPAGEMKHGPIALLDAKVPVVAIAMPGSVYEKVLSNVQEAKARDSRLIGVAPMHDEHAKEIFDDTLPVPVVDEILSPILSVIPLQLLAYHIAARRGLDVDQPRNLAKSVTVE; via the coding sequence ATGTGCGGAATTGTAGGCTATATCGGCACTCAAGCAGCAACCGGAATTTTGCTGGCGGGTTTAGAAAAACTAGAGTATCGGGGCTACGATTCTGCTGGAATCGCTACGGTGTGGGAAGGCGAGGTTCACCGCGTCCGTGCTAAAGGGAAGTTACGCAACCTCCAATCGAAACTTAACGGACAAGAAATTCCTGGTTTAGTCGGAATCGGACATACACGCTGGGCAACCCACGGAAAACCGGAGGAACACAACGCTCACCCACACCTAGATGCTTCAAAACGGGTAGCTGTAGTGCAAAACGGTATTATCGAAAATTATCGAGAGTTACGAGAAGAATTAAAACAGCTGAACTATGAGTTTGTAACTGAAACCGATACTGAAGTTATTCCCAATTTGGTAGCGGAATGTCTGAACCAAATGCGGCAGAGTGGCGAGACTGAAAAATTCTACTCCCCTTTGACCGAAGCAGTGCGGCGAGTCGTGAATCGGTTGGAAGGAGCCTTTGCGATCGTGCTTTTGTGTGCCGATTATCCCGATGAAATTGTGGTGGCGCGACAACAAGCTCCGTTGGTGCTTGGTTTTGGACAAGGGGAGTTTTTCTGTGCTTCAGATATCCCGGCGATCTTGCCTTACACTCACGCGATCGTCCCGTTGGAAAACGGAGAAATGGCGACTCTTACACCCCTGGGAATTGAAATTTACAATTTTGCGGGCGATCGCCTGAAAAAACATCCCCATTTGCTCAGCGGTACTGCCGTCACGATGGAGAAACAAGGCTTCCGTCACTTCATGCTCAAAGAAATTTACGAGCAGTCGAGTGTCGTGCGGATGGCTTTAGAAACATACATTAGCAATGATTGGACTGCTGCATCTACCACCAGTCCGATTAATCTGAGCTTACCAGCAGAGTTCTACACCGACTTGGAGCAAGTTCAGATTGTAGCGTGCGGCACGAGTTGGCACGCTAGCTTAGTGGGTAAGTATTTGCTGGAGCAGTTAGCACAAATTCCCACACAGGTACACTATGCCTCAGAGTTTCGTTACGCGCCGCCACCTCTGATGCCGAATACATTGATTGTGGGCGTGACGCAATCTGGTGAAACGGCTGATACACTATCGGCGATCGCGATGGATAAGCAGCGCCGTGCCGAAAAAACGCCACAATTTCGTCCTCGCCTGCTGGGAATTACCAACCGAATGCAAAGTTCGTTGGCTCGACTAGTAGACTACACAATTGACATTCAGGCTGGAATTGAAATTGGCGTAGCTGCCACAAAAACCTTTATTGCCCAACTGGTTGCTTTTTACTGTCTGACTCTCGATCTGGCGTATCGCCGACAAACTCTATCGGCGACTCAACTAGAGCAAATTATCGGGCAACTGCGGCAACTCCCAGCCCAGATCGAGTCAATTTTAGAACAGCAAGAGCAACAAATCGAAGAACTCGCCCATGAGTTTACTGAGACGCAAGATTTTATTTTCATCGGACGGGGAATTAATTATCCGATCGCGCTGGAAGGGGCGCTGAAATTGAAGGAAATTAGTTATATTCATGCAGAAGGCTATCCTGCGGGAGAGATGAAACACGGACCGATCGCTTTGTTGGATGCCAAAGTCCCTGTTGTGGCGATCGCTATGCCTGGTAGCGTTTATGAAAAAGTTCTTTCTAACGTACAGGAAGCGAAAGCCCGCGACTCTCGCTTAATTGGTGTTGCTCCCATGCACGACGAACACGCCAAGGAAATATTTGACGATACGCTCCCCGTCCCAGTTGTGGATGAAATTCTGTCCCCCATTCTGTCCGTGATTCCGTTACAGCTACTTGCCTATCACATCGCTGCAAGACGCGGCTTGGATGTGGATCAGCCCCGTAATTTAGCTAAATCGGTCACGGTAGAATAG
- a CDS encoding ATP-grasp domain-containing protein: MQIFAVFQNLGTLLLLAIAFPFNCIVVLTALLWNLVSQPFRDRGILPVSQPKNIMLTGGKMTKALQLARSFHLVGHRVVLVETHKYWLTGHRFSNAVDRFYTVPAPEKDPEGYSQALLAIAKQENIDVYVPVCSPVASYYDSLAKSVLSGCCEVFHFDAEVTQMLDDKYDFAEKARSLGLSVPKSFKITNPEQVVNFDFSDAERPYILKSIPYDSVRRLNLTKLPCATPSQTAAFVNSLPISPEKPWIMQEFIPGQEYCTHSTVRNGELRMHCCCESSAFQVNYENVDKPEILAWVRHFVKELGITGQASFDFIQAEDGNIYAIECNPRTHSAITMFYNHPGVADAFLSEDATCNTSTSRAGLLNSSSIDNISGKPASTIYPLQPLPTSKPTYWTYHELWRLTGIRSFQQLQTWFQNIWRGQDAIFAMDDPLPFLMVHHWQIPLLLLDNLRRLKGWIRIDFNIGKIVELGGD, from the coding sequence ATGCAGATATTTGCAGTATTCCAAAATCTGGGAACGTTACTTCTACTCGCGATCGCCTTTCCTTTCAACTGTATCGTTGTCTTGACAGCGTTATTGTGGAATCTCGTCAGCCAGCCGTTTCGTGACAGGGGCATCTTGCCTGTATCGCAACCCAAAAACATTATGCTGACGGGGGGGAAGATGACCAAAGCCCTGCAACTCGCCCGTTCGTTTCATCTGGTCGGGCATCGGGTGGTATTGGTAGAAACGCATAAATATTGGTTAACCGGACATCGGTTTTCTAACGCCGTCGATCGCTTTTATACCGTTCCCGCACCGGAAAAAGACCCGGAAGGCTATTCACAAGCATTGCTGGCGATCGCCAAACAAGAAAATATCGATGTCTACGTTCCCGTCTGTAGTCCCGTCGCTAGCTACTATGACTCTTTGGCTAAATCAGTCCTATCTGGCTGCTGCGAGGTGTTTCACTTCGATGCAGAGGTGACGCAGATGTTAGACGATAAGTATGATTTTGCCGAGAAAGCGCGATCGCTCGGTCTATCCGTCCCCAAATCTTTCAAGATTACCAATCCAGAACAAGTTGTTAATTTCGACTTTTCCGATGCAGAACGTCCGTATATCCTCAAAAGCATTCCCTACGACTCGGTACGTCGTTTAAACTTAACTAAGCTACCCTGCGCTACACCATCACAAACAGCAGCTTTTGTCAACAGCCTGCCGATTAGTCCTGAAAAGCCCTGGATTATGCAGGAATTTATCCCAGGACAGGAATATTGCACTCACAGCACCGTCCGCAATGGGGAATTAAGAATGCACTGCTGTTGCGAGTCTTCGGCTTTTCAAGTCAATTACGAAAACGTTGACAAGCCAGAGATACTTGCATGGGTGCGTCATTTTGTCAAAGAATTAGGAATTACCGGACAAGCTTCTTTTGACTTTATTCAAGCTGAGGATGGAAACATTTACGCGATCGAGTGCAACCCCCGCACCCACTCAGCAATTACAATGTTTTATAATCATCCAGGCGTAGCCGATGCTTTTTTATCTGAAGACGCTACATGTAATACCTCTACGTCTAGGGCGGGTTTATTGAATTCTTCGTCGATCGACAATATTTCGGGTAAACCCGCCTCTACAATATATCCGTTGCAACCCCTACCAACCAGCAAGCCTACATATTGGACTTATCACGAACTCTGGCGGCTAACTGGAATTCGCTCTTTTCAACAATTACAGACCTGGTTTCAAAACATCTGGCGTGGGCAGGATGCAATTTTTGCGATGGACGATCCTTTGCCATTTTTAATGGTACACCACTGGCAAATTCCCCTCTTGCTTTTAGACAATCTCCGCCGACTCAAAGGCTGGATCAGGATAGATTTCAATATTGGCAAGATTGTCGAATTAGGTGGAGATTAA
- the recN gene encoding DNA repair protein RecN: MLISLQIENFALIDQLELEFGSGLNVLTGETGAGKSIILDAIDAALGGKANSRAIRTGTNRALIEATFRLDKDVADWLITEEIELLDDNSLICSRELTLAQNSLRSRSRVNGVLVNRQQMAQLRDRLVEITAQGQAVQVGQAAQVREWLDLYGGTSHFQQREVVATAYTEYQQIKNNLEKRRQSDRQRLQQIDLLTYQVKELETANLTEPDELEQLEQERQRLSHVVELQQSSYKVYQVLYQNENDGQASADLLAEAEVTLTDMVQYDTQLQPILDLVGEALAAVTEAGRQIGAYGESLESDPQRLEIVESRIRELKLVCRKYGTLPEAIAYYQKIQAELAELNDSEQSIEALEQQERKYLDRLLQECDRLTQLRQQAAAKLEAQILAELKPLAMEKVQFQVEIASTVPTATGNDQISFLFSPNPGEPLQPLIAIASGGEMSRFLLALKACFSQAEASGTLIFDEIDVGVSGRVAQAIADKLHHLSHRHQVLCVTHQPLVAAMADRHFRVDKQVIVGAGLSDTPGDAQTIPTNPPVPQSGVVGAGLSDTSGNQPTIPTNPPVPGAEREIRTVVRVTALDNFDTRREELANLAGGKSAQDAIAFAESLLTQAANQRQTPQNGAATKSRSVKSAKKR; this comes from the coding sequence ATGTTAATCTCTCTCCAGATTGAAAATTTTGCTTTAATTGACCAGCTGGAGTTAGAATTCGGCTCAGGTCTGAATGTCCTCACAGGCGAAACTGGTGCTGGTAAATCGATTATTTTAGATGCGATCGATGCAGCTTTGGGTGGTAAAGCCAATAGTCGCGCCATTCGCACGGGAACAAATCGCGCCTTGATTGAAGCGACGTTTCGATTGGATAAAGATGTGGCTGACTGGCTAATTACAGAAGAAATCGAACTACTTGACGATAATTCCTTAATATGCAGTCGCGAATTAACTTTAGCTCAAAATAGCCTCCGCAGCCGATCGCGAGTCAATGGAGTACTCGTCAATCGCCAGCAAATGGCACAACTACGCGATCGCTTAGTAGAAATTACTGCCCAAGGGCAAGCCGTACAGGTAGGACAAGCAGCCCAAGTACGAGAATGGTTAGATCTCTATGGCGGTACAAGTCATTTTCAACAGCGAGAAGTTGTCGCAACTGCTTACACTGAATATCAACAGATCAAAAATAATTTAGAAAAACGGCGACAGTCCGATCGCCAACGGTTACAACAAATTGACTTATTAACTTATCAAGTCAAAGAACTAGAAACAGCCAATTTAACCGAACCAGACGAACTAGAACAGCTAGAACAGGAACGTCAACGCCTCAGCCATGTCGTAGAACTGCAACAGTCGAGTTATAAAGTCTACCAAGTCCTCTATCAAAATGAGAATGACGGGCAAGCCAGCGCCGACTTGCTAGCAGAAGCAGAAGTGACGCTCACAGATATGGTGCAATATGATACCCAGCTACAACCAATCCTCGATTTAGTTGGTGAAGCACTAGCAGCAGTTACGGAAGCAGGACGGCAGATCGGCGCTTATGGAGAAAGTTTAGAATCCGATCCGCAACGGCTAGAAATCGTTGAATCCCGCATTCGCGAATTGAAACTGGTGTGTCGCAAATACGGTACTCTCCCAGAAGCGATCGCCTACTACCAAAAAATCCAGGCAGAACTCGCCGAACTCAACGACAGCGAACAATCGATTGAAGCCTTGGAACAGCAGGAACGAAAATATCTAGACCGACTATTGCAGGAATGCGATCGACTCACCCAACTCCGCCAACAAGCCGCCGCCAAACTCGAAGCACAGATTCTCGCAGAACTCAAACCCTTGGCGATGGAAAAAGTCCAATTTCAAGTAGAAATAGCCTCTACAGTTCCTACAGCCACCGGAAACGACCAAATTTCTTTTCTGTTTAGTCCCAATCCTGGCGAACCATTACAACCCTTAATTGCGATCGCCTCTGGGGGTGAAATGAGTCGATTTCTACTCGCCCTGAAAGCTTGTTTTTCCCAAGCCGAAGCATCTGGAACGCTGATATTTGATGAAATTGATGTTGGCGTATCGGGAAGAGTCGCCCAAGCGATCGCCGATAAACTCCACCACCTGAGCCATCGCCACCAAGTTTTGTGCGTCACCCACCAACCCTTAGTTGCAGCTATGGCAGATCGTCATTTTCGGGTAGATAAGCAAGTTATCGTAGGGGCGGGTTTATCAGACACACCCGGAGACGCACAAACAATCCCAACAAACCCGCCCGTACCCCAATCGGGAGTCGTAGGGGCGGGTTTATCAGACACGTCTGGAAATCAACCAACAATCCCGACAAACCCGCCCGTACCGGGAGCCGAGAGAGAAATCAGAACAGTCGTCAGAGTCACAGCCCTAGATAATTTTGATACGCGGCGGGAGGAATTAGCAAATCTTGCTGGTGGTAAATCTGCCCAAGATGCGATCGCCTTTGCTGAATCTCTCCTCACCCAAGCCGCCAATCAGCGCCAAACTCCACAAAACGGTGCAGCAACAAAATCGCGATCGGTTAAATCGGCAAAAAAACGATAA
- a CDS encoding sedoheptulose 7-phosphate cyclase has protein sequence MSEVQAKFTATETAFHVEGYEKIEFSLLCINGAFDISNREIADQYQKYGRCLTVIDANVYRLYGEQIEAYFQHYNIDLTVFPITITEPNKTIATFETIIDAFAEFGLVRKEPVLVVGGGLVTDVAGFACAAYRRNSNFIRVPTTLIGLIDAGVAIKVAVNHKKLKNRLGAYHAPKQVILDFSFLRTLPTAQVRNGMAELVKIAVVANAEVFNLLEKYGEQLLQTHFGYVDATPELQEIAYKVNYESIKTMIELETPNLHEIDLDRVIAYGHTWSPTLELAPNVPIFHGHAVNIDMAFSATLAARRGYISTQDRDRILGLMSRIGLALDHPLLEGDLLWQATESIMQTRDSKLRAAMPKPIGTCFFVNDLTREELNAALAEHKQLCATYPRGGDGVDAYMVQEPELVGSV, from the coding sequence ATGAGCGAAGTACAAGCAAAGTTCACGGCGACTGAAACAGCTTTTCACGTTGAGGGTTACGAAAAGATTGAATTCAGCCTCCTCTGTATTAATGGTGCTTTTGACATTAGCAACCGTGAAATTGCCGACCAATATCAAAAATACGGACGCTGTTTGACCGTTATCGATGCCAATGTATATCGATTGTATGGCGAACAAATTGAAGCTTACTTTCAGCATTACAACATCGATCTGACCGTATTTCCTATCACCATCACCGAACCAAATAAGACGATCGCGACCTTCGAAACAATTATCGATGCATTTGCCGAGTTCGGCTTAGTCCGCAAAGAACCAGTCTTAGTGGTTGGTGGGGGATTAGTCACAGACGTAGCTGGTTTTGCCTGTGCTGCTTATCGTCGTAACTCTAACTTCATCCGCGTCCCGACGACCTTGATCGGTCTGATCGATGCTGGGGTTGCAATTAAGGTTGCAGTGAACCATAAGAAACTGAAAAATCGCTTAGGCGCTTACCACGCACCCAAACAGGTCATCCTTGATTTTTCTTTCTTGCGCACCCTACCTACAGCCCAAGTGCGTAACGGTATGGCAGAACTCGTAAAAATTGCCGTAGTTGCCAACGCTGAAGTCTTCAATTTACTGGAGAAGTATGGCGAACAACTTCTGCAAACTCACTTCGGTTATGTAGATGCAACTCCCGAACTTCAGGAAATTGCCTACAAAGTCAATTACGAATCGATTAAGACGATGATCGAGTTGGAAACTCCCAACTTGCATGAAATTGACCTCGATCGCGTCATTGCCTACGGTCATACCTGGAGTCCGACTTTAGAACTCGCCCCCAACGTACCGATCTTCCACGGTCACGCTGTGAATATTGACATGGCATTCTCAGCCACTCTCGCAGCAAGACGCGGCTACATCTCTACCCAAGACCGCGATCGCATCCTTGGCTTAATGAGTCGGATCGGCTTAGCCCTCGACCATCCTTTACTAGAAGGCGATTTACTCTGGCAGGCAACTGAGTCGATTATGCAAACCAGAGACAGCAAACTACGCGCCGCAATGCCCAAACCTATCGGTACTTGCTTCTTCGTCAACGACCTGACGCGGGAAGAACTGAACGCCGCTTTAGCCGAACACAAGCAACTGTGCGCGACCTATCCTCGCGGTGGTGACGGTGTTGATGCTTACATGGTACAAGAACCCGAACTTGTAGGGAGCGTATAA
- a CDS encoding response regulator, translating into MSLIQVALVEDHTLTRLGMRTALEQTQKVKVVGDAANAHDGLQLLQMTKPDVAIVDVGLPDMDGIELTRRFREFQTQTPDCKTRVLILTLNDREDTVLAAFTAGADSYCMKDTSIDQLVEAIEATYAGENWIDSSIARIVLKEVRPVGAKPTVAIDAIEPEYTQMLAATPLTDRELDVLALIVAGHSNYDIADKLYITVGTVKTHVRNILNKLCVNDRTQAAVRALRAGLVA; encoded by the coding sequence ATGAGTCTAATTCAAGTTGCATTGGTTGAAGACCACACTCTTACCCGCTTAGGAATGCGGACTGCTCTAGAACAGACTCAGAAAGTGAAAGTGGTTGGCGATGCTGCTAATGCCCATGATGGTTTGCAATTGCTACAAATGACTAAGCCAGACGTGGCGATCGTCGATGTAGGTTTACCAGATATGGATGGGATTGAATTAACTCGCAGATTCCGCGAGTTTCAAACCCAAACACCAGACTGCAAGACTAGAGTTTTGATTCTGACTTTAAACGATCGCGAAGATACTGTTTTAGCTGCTTTTACGGCTGGAGCAGACTCTTACTGTATGAAAGATACCAGTATAGATCAATTAGTCGAAGCAATAGAAGCGACCTACGCAGGTGAAAACTGGATTGATTCGTCAATTGCCCGGATTGTGTTGAAAGAAGTTCGTCCGGTTGGTGCTAAGCCAACGGTGGCGATCGATGCCATAGAGCCAGAATACACTCAAATGCTGGCAGCGACTCCCCTAACCGATCGCGAACTTGATGTATTAGCGCTAATTGTGGCAGGGCATAGTAATTATGACATTGCCGATAAACTCTACATTACAGTTGGCACTGTCAAAACTCACGTCCGTAATATTCTCAATAAGTTATGCGTCAACGATCGGACGCAGGCGGCTGTACGCGCCCTCAGAGCTGGTCTGGTAGCATAG
- the psaC gene encoding photosystem I iron-sulfur center protein PsaC: MSHTVKIYDTCIGCTQCVRACPTDVLEMVPWDGCKAAQIASSPRTEDCVGCKRCETACPTDFLSIRVYLGAETTRSMGLAY, encoded by the coding sequence ATGTCTCATACCGTTAAAATCTACGATACCTGTATCGGCTGCACCCAGTGCGTGCGGGCTTGCCCGACAGACGTGTTGGAGATGGTTCCTTGGGATGGCTGCAAAGCCGCTCAAATTGCTTCCTCTCCCCGCACGGAAGACTGTGTAGGCTGCAAGCGCTGTGAAACAGCTTGTCCCACCGACTTTTTAAGCATTCGCGTCTATCTCGGTGCGGAAACCACTCGCAGCATGGGTCTAGCTTACTAG
- a CDS encoding cation:proton antiporter: MEVAQLVTVLIILLLVATGVALLSRWLRMPYVAGLVLAGLAITELLPQRIGLDDSLILNLFLPILLFEAAINTDTSRLRSTIKPITLLAGPGVVIASGVITVVLKFGLGLSWIPALLVGVILANTDTVSVIAVFKEVLVPSRLSTIVEGETLFNDIFTLVLFNLVLNVSVTGSFSILGGLQQLFIAIAGSILVGLALGYLSTGSTGLLARMDDPLSSILLTVAVALGTFQIGQALGVSGGVAVVVAGLIFGTIGLVRQISASSKLTLLSFWECASFGVNSFIFLLIGIEINLITLWQTLPAVLLTFLACQVARVVSVYGLLVLVRWFDRPIPWRWQHVLFIGNIKGSLSMALALSIPTSVAGREQLIAIVFGTVLLSLVGQGLSLPWFIKRLHLSEFSQFRQQIEELQAQLMTAKAAQDELDSLLRSGVLPKAVYEEMRSAYQVRVAGAEKALREIYNRRPNDLDVSIGDRTKLDAIRRRLLLAEKGALNEAIRKQILSEEIVRSRLQKLDEQLLKLEDD; the protein is encoded by the coding sequence ATGGAAGTCGCTCAGTTAGTTACTGTCTTAATTATTCTATTACTCGTAGCAACTGGCGTAGCTTTACTGTCCCGTTGGTTGCGAATGCCTTATGTTGCAGGTTTAGTCTTAGCTGGTTTAGCCATTACCGAACTTCTACCTCAACGTATTGGTTTGGATGACTCTCTGATTTTGAATTTGTTTTTGCCAATTCTCCTATTTGAAGCAGCTATCAATACTGATACTAGTCGCCTGCGTAGCACTATTAAACCAATTACCTTGCTAGCGGGACCAGGAGTTGTTATCGCCTCTGGGGTGATAACGGTAGTACTGAAATTTGGGCTGGGTTTAAGTTGGATACCAGCGTTGCTAGTTGGGGTGATTTTAGCAAATACAGATACCGTTTCCGTGATTGCTGTTTTTAAAGAAGTGCTTGTGCCTTCGCGATTATCCACGATTGTCGAGGGAGAAACGTTATTCAATGATATTTTCACTCTAGTTTTATTTAATCTAGTTTTAAATGTCAGCGTGACTGGTTCGTTCTCAATTTTGGGTGGGTTACAACAACTTTTTATAGCGATCGCAGGCAGTATTTTAGTAGGGCTAGCCTTGGGCTATTTGAGTACGGGTAGCACGGGTTTATTGGCTCGAATGGACGATCCGCTCAGTAGTATCTTGCTAACAGTAGCAGTAGCACTAGGAACTTTTCAAATCGGACAGGCTTTGGGAGTTTCTGGTGGGGTAGCGGTGGTTGTTGCCGGGCTAATTTTTGGTACGATTGGGCTTGTTAGACAGATATCAGCTTCTAGTAAGTTGACTTTGTTGAGTTTTTGGGAATGTGCCAGTTTTGGTGTTAATAGTTTTATTTTTCTGCTTATTGGTATAGAAATTAACCTCATAACTCTCTGGCAAACCCTGCCTGCAGTACTATTAACATTTTTGGCTTGTCAGGTGGCACGAGTTGTCTCTGTTTACGGGCTATTAGTTTTAGTACGTTGGTTCGACCGTCCGATTCCGTGGCGTTGGCAGCACGTTTTATTTATTGGTAACATCAAAGGCTCGTTATCTATGGCACTGGCGCTGAGTATTCCAACCTCAGTGGCAGGGCGAGAGCAGCTAATTGCGATAGTGTTTGGTACAGTGTTGCTATCCTTAGTTGGGCAAGGATTGAGCTTACCTTGGTTTATTAAACGTTTGCATCTGTCTGAATTTTCCCAATTTCGGCAACAGATTGAAGAATTACAAGCACAATTAATGACTGCCAAGGCAGCACAAGATGAATTAGATAGTTTGTTAAGGTCGGGAGTATTACCAAAAGCCGTCTACGAAGAAATGAGATCGGCGTATCAGGTAAGAGTAGCAGGGGCAGAAAAAGCACTGCGGGAAATCTACAATCGCCGCCCAAATGATTTAGATGTTAGTATAGGCGATCGTACAAAACTCGATGCTATCCGTCGTCGCTTATTATTAGCAGAAAAAGGAGCGCTGAATGAGGCAATTCGCAAGCAAATTCTTTCAGAAGAAATTGTGCGATCGCGTTTGCAAAAGCTTGACGAGCAGCTCTTAAAATTAGAAGATGATTGA